In Capricornis sumatraensis isolate serow.1 chromosome 6, serow.2, whole genome shotgun sequence, the genomic window TTACTACTTACAAATGGCCCAGTCTTCAGGAAACATCTTTAGGAATATGTAATACCTTGGTCTTTATCAGCTTACTGAATGTGTGCTATAATCCTTGGTCTTTATCAGCTTACTGAATGTGTTCTATAATCTCTGTCATCCAAAACCTATGGATAGGCTTCAGGGGTCTGTAACTCTTACCATATATTGATATATTCTCAGGGAGGTCTCTTAACAGAACCACTGACCTGGATCATCTGGCAGGCTTCATTTTCACCTTTCAAGGCTTTGCTTAAAATGCAAATTTCCTCTGACTCCATCACAAACCTCTACTGTTTTTTTTCAAAACCCACAGGTAGTTTTTTGTTTGGCTTCCCAGAAATGATTTTAACAAAGTAAGATCTGGCTAGACTTGGAATCAGAGACCTTCATCATAGTGTCATCTATAGAACAATAAAAAACTACACATATCTAAAATATGCTGtaacatgaaaatgaaatattatacaaCTATTATATACTTTGTCCACTTCAAACAACATGTAATATATTTTGTGATTGctattaaaaattcaataaagtggTATATAGAGTATAATCCTATAGTTCCAATTTGAAAAACATACATTCACATATAGTAGTTGAGAATGTAGTCCAAGTTaatccatgcctcagtttcttcaactagAAAGTTAAATGTCTTTGCAGTTACTAAGTGAATTAATCCATGCAAAATACTTGGAACCAATCAGTTAGCTGCTACATACTCACCCACTAAATAGTGGAATTACAggtggtttttgtttgctttatatttttttaatgtattctgtattttctttggtGAACATATTTTactatcagaaaataattttatcttaatGCTCACTTTCACTTACAGAAGCTACACTCTAGCAAAGGAAAAGTTAACATCAAATAAACCATAACAGTAACTGTGAGTAAACTTTATtgtaaaaaacagaaaactacatCATGGCTTCATGATTTTTCTCACCCATAAGAATTTGGGTGGCAACCAGTAACTTTTttataaaagcattttatttaggACTGTAATAGACAATATGTACATTCACATCTTGTCTCCTGAAGATTTAATGGGGAATTCACCTGAGAAGCCTTTTTCCCAGGAAACCCAGTCTCTCGGTTCAGCTGAGCCATAAAAAAGCCCACATAGGTCTTCAGCTCTCTGCCAGTCTGGAGaagatttgttttctttgatcTGCTGTCATGTGTTCACAAGCTTCTAAAATGTTTGCCAAAATCAGAGTCTGCTGAATGGTTTTTGCCTTAACCCATATTCTTCCATTCATTCCAAATACTATCTCCAAGGGGTAGAGTTTTCCCACTTCTTGTAGGATTTCGCAGTCTGGAGCTAACAGCCTggtgaggaagggaaagaaaacacaACTTTATTATGTGGCCGGGTGTGCCTTGACTACTTCAGGGGACTCCTTTTCTGGGCAGTTCTCCACAGTTACTCAGAGCTCCACCAACATCATTGCAAAACAAcaaggcacatgaaaatatctgCTCccctttttcttccaagaagctttATAACTTACAGGTATACCAGAGGTCACAATGGTGGGCTATCCTCTACAAAGAAACCAAACTCCCTATGCCATCAactttacaaaaaatatataaagttctTCTTTCACACTGTCAGAGCACCTTAATTCTAGACTTTAGAACTGTAGCTTTTTTATTGTCTCTGGTACTGAAAGAACACTTTAACCTTGTTTTCCTGACCATGTAAATTATTCTTTGGTATTAAATCAATCCTTGGAGAAGAGTGTTGACTCTTTCAAACTACAAAATGTTGCTTGGTTAATAACATGCTTCTTTAAATGTCTTGAACTAATTCTGCAAATCTGCAAAATAAGTAGCAAAGAGAGATATGCAAGATAGCTGTGAACCTCAGCTTAAGGAGTAAAGCCCTTTAATGGGGCATAGCTTTGGGTAGGTAAAGATCTAAACCTAACAAAGAGAATCTGCCTCTGGGAACTATTAAAAGGACAGTAAAGCAGGAGCCTTTTGTGAATGTCTGCCTAAGTCTGAGGGTCACATCACTCTAGCTTAATTTGGCTCCCATTATAAGAGAAATATGATGATTTTGTACAATAATAAATTGCATCTGTATTCAAGTAACTTAGAAGGGGGAAGGCCAGTTTTCACATTTGGTCTGAGTATATATAAGGAACAACTGACGTACCAGCAGAGAAGTCCAGATTCCATATCAATACAGAAACTATGACAAATATGTCTGAATTTTGTGTATTCACAGAGAGGATGAGGCTAAATCCAAGAGTTTACAACTGTGCTAAAATGGATACTAATTTTTAACTTTGAGGAGATACAGCCATTGTTACAGCCAAAGATTAGTCAGCTTTCTAAGAAGGTATAATATAAAAGACAACAGGCAAGCTGGAAAGCATCAGACTTACTTTCTAATTAAGCCCAAAGTGACTTTAAAAAGCAGACCATCCTGTCCAATCACACCCATTCCATTGGCTCGTCCACAGCTGTCAATACAGACCATCTCTGGTTCCATATCTTTATTAGCAACCACAAATTGGCCATAGATGAGATCTCCGACCTACAATGATAATTAAAAAACATCATTTCCTCTCAGTGAACTATGCTACAGGTGCTGCTATTGGCTGTTTTCAATAGCCATCAACACCAGTCACCTGCAATTCTGTGGCTAAATGACAGACtacactccaggattctcacaGTCCCGCTGGAGCTGCGTCCTAAAAGAAGGCAAATTAAAGCCTGTACCCTCACCCTTCCCTTTGCAGAAAATCCTCAGACTGGGAGCCTCAGCAAAGCCAGAGGGTACCCACTGGGGTTACACTGTCAAGTACACTAGCCACTACTCACATGTAGCTGTTTAAACTTACATTTTATTAAAACGATGTACTTAAAATGCAATTTTTCAGTTGCATTAGCCATATTTGAAATGCTCAATAGCTATGTGTGACTTAGTGGCTCCCATAATACTCAGTGCATGTAAAACACTAGCATCACCACAAAGTTTTATTGCACAGCACTGCTTTAGGGGATTACAGAAGAAACAACCCCTGGCATGCAAATTATTCAAAGCAAAACAGAATATTGGTAATTGACTGACTGTTCTCCAtacaataattactttaaaagccTCAAAAGTTTAACTTCAAAATGACAACAACTATGGAAATGAAGAGTAAACTTGTTTCATTAAGTACCAACAACTGCTGGTGACTCAAGGAACTAGAAAGAACATTCTCTGCCTTTTAGAGCATTTACTTTCAGCGGGCAGTGGAGATATATATGTAAACAAACTTCATTCACAGCTGAATCCAGTaagaaaaatgactgaaaattagGGATGTTTTTACAGAGCGTTAGTGGGGCTCAGCCTGGGTCTTGAAAGACCAGAATATGTTCCACAGGTTGAGAAGAGGATAAAGCAatccagacagagggaacagcatAAACAAAGGTACAGGAGCATAGAGTATGAATTCAGTGGTGCTCTTAAATAGTTCAGTGTAATTCAGGCAGGGCCACATGGAGATATAATTATGGATGAGAGAAGAACTCTGGAAATAGTAACATGTAGGCTTTGAAGAACTTTTTCTTTTGCAGAAAGGGGTATGAGAGGCTGTCAGCTCTTAAAAGCCTGGATGAAGGGGCAGAAGTGTACAGGCAGGATGTTACTAAGGAGGTCACTGACTTACGTCCAGTCAAGAGACAGCCAAGGCCTGAACTTGCAAAGTGGAGATAAAGGGGTGCACATGTGGCAAATCAGAGAGACTCAACATGAGGGATGAgtgagaaaaggcaaagaaacctcCAAATTTCTGGCTTGGATGGACAGGAAGCGTGGCCATGCTACCTGAAAAGCCCAAGTTGAAACTTGAAGTAGCAAGACTGCTCCTCTTGCAAAATGGGATTGTTGGGAAACAGTGATGTAACCGAAGCTGTGAGATACAAGTCCCAGGACCCACATCCAGAAAAGATGGATGAGTGATACAGCAATTTCCACCACTGTTCCTTCCTCCCTAAGCCTCTGGCTTACTTCTTGTCCAGTGTATATGGATATAACAAATAACAGATATAACCTTTCAGCAGAGATGAAAATATCCCCCAACATAACAAATGTAAACTTAAGTATGTGGCTTTGGTCCCAGAGGTGGAGCATCTGAAAGAACTCTTGAAGCCTGGAGTGATTACAAAGATGCTCCAAGATCACCCAATAGCACTAGGAAAATAAGACAGTTCCGGTAGTCTTCTGGATATGACTGTTTAGGAAATGGATATTTGCTACTTGTGAAACCAAAGGTCCTGTCGTTACCTGCACATTAGGTCTGTTTCTTTTAGTGGCACCTTCAAATGCCAAGTAAGACAGGGAAGCTGGCTCACTCCCTCCAACATCAACCTTGAATATGTCTCCAGACTTAGCTGTCACTATGCCAATCACATGGTCGCCTTTCACCGGGACATACTACAAAAAATAAGAGAACCACCATACATGACAATCATTTTTAAGACATCTTCAACAAGTCCTCAGCGGTTGTTATGTttgtcatttaaatatttagaaaatattttaaaatccatgttTACAAATCAATACAAACCTTACAACAAACCTGATATGTCACTCTCCCTAAAAGAAAACCAATCACATGATAAACTCTCAGATTTCCAGCTTCTAACAGTGTTCATTTAAGTCTGTATCATCTTATCTCTTCTGAATTCTTATCAGAAACTCCCTAGAGTTGGTTTGCAAGAGTCCAGTGATACagggggagaaggcaatagcaacccactccagtactcttgcctggaaaatcccatggacggaggaacctggtagcctgcagtccatgggatccctaggagtcggacacgactgagcgacttcactttcactttcatgcattggagaaggaaatggcaacccactccagtattcttgcctggagaatcccagggacggaggagcctggtgggctgccgtctttggggtcgcacagagtcggacacgactgaagccacttagcagcagcagtgatacagGGGTCCTCACAACCAAGCAAGGTCATTCTGTTATTTCTTCCTATGTgaaatttcttatttattctaaGAGAAACACCTCCCCTGTGATATCCACTCATTGAACTTGATTCTTTGGAACGCCGAAAGGCAAGTCTGCTGCTCCCTGACCTATAAGGTTTTGAAGACAATGACCACGTCTCAGTCTTTATCCTCTTATGTGCCCTTATATTCCCAGGGTCTTTTCTCGCCTGGTCGCCCATCTAGGCCCACGTTCCAGTTGTTCACGGTCCCTCTAAAGGAGTTGTAGAAGCAAGCACAAGACTCCAGTGGCTCTTCGCTAGCCTTATCAGAGGAAGGCTCCAGGGTCCCTTTCGTGCTTCCGAAGAGTATCCTCAGCCTTCTCCCAGCTGGACAACCCCTCCGGAGTCTCAGCTTACCCGCTTCTGCTGCGAGTCCACCCAGTAAACGCCACCACCGCTGCCACTGCCGGGTTCCTTGTGACGGAGCCGGCCGCACTTGGTGACCAGCAGTCGGTCGCCGCAGCGCCGCAAGCCTGGGCCGCACACCACGCGTCCCCGGGAGCGCGCTGCGGCGTTTAGGCGCAGCGGTCGCTCCCCTGCACCTCCTGAGCCTTCTCCGTCCTCCTGATCTGGCAGCAGCAGCTCTTCGCCCGGCAGCACCACTTGATCTAGCACCGTCCGCGCTGCCCGCGCCCCGCAGCCAGCCAGGGACTCCGCTGCAACACCCACTGCTTCGGCCATCGCGGGCGTCACTATAGTTTCCGGCTTCCGGCTCTGCGTCCAATCGCCAGCTCGCCCAAGACTTTCCGTTTCCGGCAGCACAGGCTTGTGGGACTTGAACCTGTTTTCAAAGTCCGATCTCTCTGGTTTAGCGGGTTCCCTCAAGATGGCTATGACTGTGTCTTTAGCTGGCCGCCCATCCAGCAGTCTGTTCGCAGGTCCGCAGGAGAAACACTAGCTTGAGTCAGTCGCGGAGCCTCTTCCCCCGGTGTCTGAGATGCACAGTGGGATATGAGACCCCAGCATCTTTCGTTTCGTGGAAACCCTGGGAACTGAGCAGGCCTTCGGGAGTTGGCTCTGTCTTCTGACTCTACCTTCTGAGGGACCGCTAATCTTTTACCAGGAAGAGtattcagtattttcttttgCATAGGAAACTTTTATCTATTCACGTTGTGGAAGACCAgagaagaatagaaagaaaatgaaaagcattaGTTTTGCTCCCTGTTTGTCTTTCTGCTAGGCTGTCAGCTAgttctcactttttttcttctaGCGCAGGTCCTGGCACGAAATAAATAAtacttggtgaatgaatgaatgaaaatgaatgttgacattttggtTTGCGtttccttcccccctcccccgaaAATATTTACATATCACTTGCATATTTCCATATAACTAAGCTTCCCCTCCACCGCCTGGGAAAATCAGAAACTGCAGTTAAATCTTTGCTGCTGTTTTCCTTGGAGCAGGCCTTAGTTGCCCAGGTGAAGAGCAGCTGAATTGCAAATCAATAGCACATTGAGTCTCCCCTTCTGACTTTCAAGGCTCTCACTTGAAAtatcaggtcgtctggtattcccatctctttcacaattttccccagtttattgtgatccactcagtcaaaggctttggcatagtcaataaagcagaaatagatgtttttctggaactctcttgctttttccatgatccagcagatgttggcaatttgatctctggttcctctgccttttctaaaaccagcttgaacatcaggaagttcacggttcaaatattgctgaatcctggcttggagaattttgagcatcactttactagcatgtgagatgagtgcaattgtgtggtatttggagcattctttggcattgcctttctttgggattggaatgaacactgaccttttccagtcctgtggccactgctgagttttccaaatttgctggcatattgagtgcagcactttcacagcatcatctttcaggatttgaaatagctcaattggaatgccatctcctccactagctttgttcatagcgatgctttctaaggcccacttgacttcacattccaggatgtctggctctagatgagtgatcacaccatcgtgattatccgggtcatgaagatctttcttgtccagttcttctgtgtattcttgccacctcttcttaatagcttctgcttctgttaggtccataccatttctgtcctttatcgagcccatctttgcatgaaatgttcccttggtatctctaattttcttgaagagatctctagtcttttccattctgttgttttcctctatttctttgcattgatcgctgaagaaggctttcttatctcttcttgctattctttggaattctgcattcagattattatatctttccttttctcctttgcttttcacctctcttcttttcacagctatttgtaaggcctcctcagacagccattttgcttttttgcatttcttttccatggagatggtcttgatccctctctcctgtacaatgtcatgaacctcattccatagttcatcaggcactctatcagatctaggcccttaaatctatttctcacttccactgtataatcataagggatttgatttaggtcatacctgaatggtctagcggttttccctactttcttcaatttcagtctgaatttggtaataaggaattcatgatctgagccacagtcagctcctggtcttgtttttgttgactgtatagagcttctccatctttggctgcaaagaatataatcaatctgattttggtgttgaccatctggtgatgtccatgtgtagagtcttctcttgtgttgttggaagagggtgtttgctatgaccagtgcattttcttggcaaaactctattagtctttgccctgcttcattctgcattccaaggccaaatttgcctgttactccaggtgtttcttgacttcctacttttgcattccagtctcctataatgaaaaggacatcttttttaggtgtaagttctaaaaggtcttgtaggtcttcatagaaccgttcaacttcagcttcttcagcgttactggttggggcacagacttggattaccgtgatattgaatcgGGGCAGCGACCTaaagtgccaggctgcaacggtgcaggaacagccaagaggagctaccccgcgtccaaggacaggggcggtggctgagaggagctaccctgcagccaaggccaggggcagtggccaggaggagctaccctgcgtttGCGGCCAGGGGCGGCATCTAAAGCCATgggtggtggccaggaggagcaaccccgcatccaaggagcagtggggagggcctagaggagccatcccttgttgaaggtcaggaagggcggcagtgaggagatacccctcatccaaggtaaggcgcagcggctgtgctttgctggagcagccgtgaagagataccccatgcccaaggtaagcgaaagccaagtaagatggtaggtgttgcaagagggcatcagagggcagaaacactgaaaccatactcacagaaatctagtcaatctaatcacactaggactacagccttgtctaacccaatgaaactaagccatgcccgcggggcaacccaagatgggcgggtcatggtggagaggtctgacagaatgtggtccactggagaagggaatggcaaaccacttcagtattcttgccttgagaaccccatgaacagtatgaaaaggcaaaatgataggatactgaaagaggaactccccaggtcgctaggtgcccaatatgctactggagatcagtggagaaataactccagaaagaatgaagggatagagccaaagcaaaaacaatacccagctgtggatgtgactggtgatagaagcaagatccgatgctgtaaagagcaatattgcataggaacctggaatgtccggtccatgaatcaaggcaaattgaaagtggtcaaacaagagatggcaagagtgaacatcgacattctaggaatcagcgaactaaaatggactggaatgggtgaatttaactcagatgaccattatatctactactgcaggcaggaatcccttagaagaaatggagtagccatcatggtcaacaaaagagtccgaaatgcagtacttggatgcaatctcaaaaatgacagaatgatctctgttcgtctccaaggctgagccacaagggaagccccaaatacaaTAACAGAGGCCAAATGAAATGTAACTTTGGTTTTGTGACAGATTATTGCGAGAGGTGTTCTTGTTTGGTTACCTTTACAGAAGGGGTGGCATAGATAagtttttctctcctccccactccaaCCCAGTTCCAGAGGGCCTGCATAGAGCAGGTATTCAGTGACCAAGACTACCTCTATCGCAGCTGGCCCAAGGCCAAGCTGTTTAGTACTCAATGACCTCAGGTCCCGGCCAGACAGAGATGTCAGGAAATGATCCCTGGATTGTCTCTCATGCACCCTCACGTCAATAGAGGAGCCCCTCTGTCAGAAACGTGACCTAAATCTGGCTGAGGAGGTCTACCAAGGGCACTTCAGGCAGGTGTGTCCGCACGTGGTTGTTGGTCTGGTAGATTGCCAAGTCCACAGTGGCAAACATAGGTCTGGAAAAGAACAGTCACCTGAGACCGGAAGTTCAGGCTTGGAGGGCGAGTCGAAGGTGCCTGGAGGGCGGTGCCCTGCGCGACACGCCCAGAGGGCGGAGCACACTAGAGGCATCCTGGTCCGTGTGTCACGTGTCGCAGTGTCGGTGCTCTGCCATCTTGGCGTCGTGCAGCCGGCGATGAGTAAGCTCACGTGGCCGTGACCGTGGCCGGCTTGGCCGGCAGACCCAGGGGTGCTTAGGTCCTCCCGCGTGAGAGGGTGGAAGCCGAGACCGCAACCAAGTGTGCGGAGCCCGGCTCAAAGCCGCGGACCTGGACTAAGGGGACGCGGGTGTTGTGGGGACTCGTTGAGAAGTTCGCTTTTAGAATGGCACATGCAGCCTTTTCTGGGTATGAAAGTGGCCGCTGCCATTGGGGAATGAAGAGGAGGCGGGGGCCGTGTGGTCGATGGTGCGCCTTTCAGAGCGTAGCTTTCCATTTGGTGCGTGGGGTCTTCCGGGTGTATCCACCAGTGTGAATTAGGCCGGCTACTTGTTTGGGGGACTTGCGGGCCTGGATCCTGTGCAGCAGGAGTGGTACCGCCCTCGACTGCCTTTGGGATATACTGCCGCATTTCTTAGCATTGCCCTCGAGAAAATAACCGAATTGCCCTTTGGAAAGGTTGGTCCAGACCATGGCCTTCTGAACTCTTTGCCAGAACCTCCTGTTTAGAAATCTTTGCTACTTGAGAAGCTGGAAAAGTGCTATCTCATGGTTGCTTTTCTTTGTTGACTGGTGAAGTTGGGCGTTTTTGTCACTTTCAGTCAAGACTAGTTGAGCTTGTGCtctggaccaggaattgagcTGTGCAATGACCCCGGAAGCCAGCTGAATCATGGTCCCTACCCTGGGGAAGATGACTGTCACCACATGGAAATACCAAGTGTAACTGACTATAGCAACCTGATTTGGGTGTCAGCCCCGAGAGTACAAAAGATGAAATGATAACCTCTAtgtgggaggaaggtgggagtcaGAGTAGATGTCCATAAAGAAGTAGAATTTGAAtgaatctttaaatttttttagttcaCAGGTTTCTAAAAATCATAAATGAACTGCATGctaatttatatacaaaaattaataggAAAGAATCCATGGaagtgttaatatttttattcagGTAAAGAATTTAAATGAAATGCTCACAATTATCACTACACAAGTGAGAATCTGTTTGGTATAAACGTTTTTAATCACAAATGATTATGGcttgtgaaaatgaaagagagctTTAAAGGGTTTAAGAATAGCAGATATAAGGAACAACCATTACTCCTAGCACTTAGCTCACCTAAGCAAAAATCTCTCTCCACTGGCCTGGCCTGATTGAGACCTTGTTTTAGGGGACATTGTTATGGCTTGTTAAGTGGCAGGAAGTCATTAGAAATCtgtgccagacttccctggtggtccagtgattaagaatctgccttgcaatgcaagggacacatagttaaatccctggtcctggaaggtcccacatgctgtggagcaactaagcccatgcaccacaactgctgagccagtgctctagagccccatgagctgcaactacaaAGCCCACATGCCATgcggagcccatgctccacaacgagaagccGGAACTCtcctccacaactagagaaagctcacatgcagcaatgaagacccaccacagccaataaagaaagaaagaaatctgtgcCAGTGGAACTTGCTGGAAACCAACCCTTCAGAACTTGCTGGCATTTCTAGGATGCGAGGGAAAGCTATTCCTGGGGCGGTGTCTCTTGGAAGCATCTGTTATAAAACTGCCTAATAGCATGCTAGGGGAAACTGCTGACTGCTGGGTGATTCCACCCACCAGACGAAACAGGAGCTGATGCTGGAGAAGCTGTGGTACTGCAGGAATATGCCAGAGAGCACAGTGGAACCTCCAACCAAATCTCATTTCTTCTGCAGTGCTTCTGCAGGGCATTCTGCCTACAAAGCTTGTCTTCATGATAGATGgcaaaggaaaaatgttttaaaggcctagatccaTTTTCTCAGAGCAGGCAGCAAAGGGTGAGTTTAGAGCTGAGTGGCGATACATTGATAACTGGCCCAGAGTCTCATGAGAGGTTTTAAGATGAACAAATTCATCAGTAATAGCAGTAAGATAGAGTCTGCCTgggcccagatggcttcactgatgaGTTctgccaaatatttaaagaattaatagcCATTAATACAAACTCTACCACAAAAATAGAAGAGGGAACATAGCCTAATTTGTTCTATGAAGCCAATATTACCCTAATatcaaaatgaaagatataacaagaaaagaaaatcatagataagtatcccttatgaatataaacacaaaaatcctcaacaaaatactagcaaactgaatacAGTAACGTACAAAAAGGGTTACATACCATGACCAAATGGTATTTATCCCAGGAATACCTG contains:
- the EXOSC3 gene encoding exosome complex component RRP40 gives rise to the protein MAEAVGVAAESLAGCGARAARTVLDQVVLPGEELLLPDQEDGEGSGGAGERPLRLNAAARSRGRVVCGPGLRRCGDRLLVTKCGRLRHKEPGSGSGGGVYWVDSQQKRYVPVKGDHVIGIVTAKSGDIFKVDVGGSEPASLSYLAFEGATKRNRPNVQVGDLIYGQFVVANKDMEPEMVCIDSCGRANGMGVIGQDGLLFKVTLGLIRKLLAPDCEILQEVGKLYPLEIVFGMNGRIWVKAKTIQQTLILANILEACEHMTADQRKQIFSRLAES